The Magnolia sinica isolate HGM2019 chromosome 11, MsV1, whole genome shotgun sequence DNA window CTCTGCTAGTGGAAGCATCTTCTGATTTGTGGAGTCTGGATCGTGACCCAACTCATAGATGGTGAGTTCGTTGTTATATCTTACTATATGTAGTAAGCCATGATAAAATATAATATCGTGTAAGTACCGATATTTGTCGGATTCTCCTTCAAAAGCCGTCCATACTGGATCTCCCAAATTTAAAAATACCAGTGTATTTTCTAAATATGTAATCACAACCTTACAATCAACGGAAGTAGGGTCCGAAGACAAAATAGCCTTACCAACAGCTCTCGGACCATGCTCCCAGAAATCTTCAACATTACGGTTTCCAGCCAAGTTCCAAACTCTAGCCTGCCGCGGGAGTTGGATTCGTTCTTTGGAATTTACATTCAATATAAAGCATCCATTGTTCTTGTTATCCATCAAAATCAACCATTCATTTAAACATCCTAACAAGCTTGCTCCAAGTGACTGACAAACATATAGCCTGTATATCTTGTTGTCTGATAGACTGAGAAATCTATGAATTTTGGTTTCTTGATTTTTTGAGAGAATAAGGCATGGGAGTTTATGCATTGGTAAGTTGAGATTGCGGGCCGCCATCCTCGTCATGGCTGCATGCCACGATACGCAGACTGCACCGGCATGGATACAATCTACTGGATATAGACCCATTAAGATGGTAACGAGGATTTCAGTAGGAAGCTGAGACCACGTACTTATATCATTATTCTCCAT harbors:
- the LOC131218196 gene encoding probable F-box protein At4g22165, which translates into the protein MENNDISTWSQLPTEILVTILMGLYPVDCIHAGAVCVSWHAAMTRMAARNLNLPMHKLPCLILSKNQETKIHRFLSLSDNKIYRLYVCQSLGASLLGCLNEWLILMDNKNNGCFILNVNSKERIQLPRQARVWNLAGNRNVEDFWEHGPRAVGKAILSSDPTSVDCKVVITYLENTLVFLNLGDPVWTAFEGESDKYRYLHDIIFYHGLLHIVRYNNELTIYELGHDPDSTNQKMLPLAEPRYPPLGLPFVDDIHLVESHGNLLMILRFYEYFGERRFHRRTTCFHVFKMDASGTHWINMKSLDGQMIFLGYPKSLSTEGLSDFKRNCIYFTSTGATYNYDSANDSGIFNLEDGSIKRFPSKIRCSVSNPATGIIPYTL